The sequence GATTCACCTGAAATTAGGAGAAGACTGCcaccttatatatatatcatgaaTTGTCATATATGTAATGGGTTTTTACCTTATGCTATCTTAGAAAAGAAACCACAGTAGTATATGCTAAAAAGCTGTGTACCATATAGTTAGACGTGTCGAAAGCTCAATTGGTTAATGTTTGAACAGACTCAACTGTTGACAAGCACTTTGTATCATTGTATGTGATCAATGTAGCGTCATGCATTATCTTGTTACAGTACGTAGCTCTTGACGACTGGCTGTATGTAAGATTTTGACTCCGTACATGTAACGCTcattgtattaattaatactGAAATTGGcaaattcctttttttcttcctttttaaatttggGCTCTAATTGAGTTCGCTGGTATATGGTAGGACAGTGGGGAGAGATTTACCAGACACTTAGATTGAGGAAATTATATGTCTCTACCATTAAGAGAGTTTGTACATTATATCCACAAGTCGTTGCCCAAATTAAGTGATTACTCTAGATCATTCAGTGAATGGCCGGATGTTTCAGTATTGCATATATATGTCCAGCTGAATCTTTCTTTCGTTCAAAGAATGCACGCAGCCTGAAAAAGGTATATACATTTTGACCATTTATAACACAATTGGACACACAGGACTGGTAATTTCATGAATTACCAGAAGACCAAAACTGAACTAGGAAGCATAACTTTGGACGACGAATCAGAAGATGTATATACAAATTTATACATCTCAACCTAAAACGGAAAGGAATTAATGTCTTGTACAACAAAGATGAGCTGAGACTGAAGCTTTTGGATGGAAGCATGAAACATCAGCTTGTTCCTATATCATGATTCAGAGAGTAGGTGTATGTGACGGAGGGGTCAACTGAGCTTTGTGTTGAGTGGTGCAGATTATTTACGTGTATGCTGATGAGAACAGTGCTGTCTATACTATATAATGCTCTCACCACCACTTCGATTTGACTAAGCGACTTTGATATATCGATTAAaattctttctcttctctacGTCATAAGTCATTTACATGAACACTAAAGCTACTACTGTTGTTTTTGCATGAACCATCACGTATGATATAATCATGACTCGTGTACATAAAAAAAGCTGAAAACCCATCTCCTATCTTCTCTGTTTCTCGGAATACAATCTGTACAAGCGATTGGATTGGATGTCCAAACTGAGCGGAGAGAatcagagaaaaaaaaaattgtaatggAGGAGGGTACTTATAGCTAGAGAAGTACTAAATACGTGGCAAGTGGTGAGTGGTGGGTTGCGATCCATTACTAATAAGCTTCCTCCCACGAGGGAAATAGTCACTCACTATGATGGGatagttcttttattttatagggAATGATAGTATTGTATTAGCATGGTGATGTAGTGGCCATACATGAGCTCAGAATATGCTTTTGGCTTCATTTGTAATGGTAACTATTGATTCTCCATAAAAAGCTTTCCACATATACATTGTTCAATTGAACATACATATACTTCAAGAGTGAAGTTACTCATTCAGCATTCTGAATCCAGATGTATTCTTGTTTcactaattatataaaaaatttatttaataattccAATCTATAAAGCTAAATGTTTACAATGTTTCATTGTCGaactgataaatatatttcatctCATCTCTTTAATGAAATAtagtgttattttattaataaacatattattagtaagaattattttttaaatataatcaatGTCATATTAGtactatattattataagttaataaattaatttcttttgtacaAGAAtacttttctattattaagatttaaaaaaattaggtcttatattttttaattaaatgaacgATAATGATATGAATTTACATCTTTGCTATAAAATCGAGATAAACTGAGTacctctattttatatttgggccaataaacttaaattttattagaatagaATTGTAAGATTTGTATTTAGtaagattttttatatttaattttaagtttgcGCTTTAGATTTAAACTTAtctattataaaagtaattatatatataaataaataaaattttaaatcgaTTCTATTTTCGATTCTTTGGTTTGAGACAATACAGAATGATTCAGTATTGTTTTTGGTATGAAGAACTAATGAGATCTAGAACCctaccaaaagaaaattttaatatagttcAATTAAAGAAGTCAAATagtgaaaaaatatttatggtCAGCACTATTATAATCTCTTCCATCTCCGCTTGTTTCTAATAGGGAACAATGCGTTTTATACATGTCGCATCATCTCTTCCATCTCCATCCAGCCTCTCCACCGCTGACCTTAAAAATTTCGGACCTTTGCCAAGCAAGCATTATTCATTTTAGGAAAAAGAACTTGCACTACGATTCCACATGCCCTCAATCTTACTATTGACAAGCTCATTTCCCCTAAAACCAACATTCAGGAACCGTAACCTCCATAATCGTCAGCGAAATCTCCACCCTAATGATagagattgttttcttttcgACAAtacaaactttaaaaattcatttttcttcgAAATCGATTTCAAATAATCAAACAGGTTGAATTTTGggatttttcaaattcttcaaTTTAGCAACGGTAGTTGATTCACATCCTGAGATAGAGGTTTCTCTGTGAGAAAGGGATTCTAGGGTTTGACTGGAAATttgattgtcaatatttgaactTTGAATCTAGAGATCCGCATTTTAGAGTTAAAGATCGTTGAAGGAAGTGAAGCGAGCGGTGACAGTTATGAATAATTGAGTACATATGAGGATAGAATTGTCCATTAGGCTTCGAGGTCTTGTATGAATAATTAGTTCTATCGATATTGATTGCTAAATCAATCGCCACTGATGGAAAATCAAATGGTTACAGTGTTTGAATGCAGTGTATGCCAATTAATGGCAATTATGTAGAAGCGTCATGTAGCAATTGCGAGTAACAAAGAGTAAAGAACAGAAACCCTAACTACAACAAATATGATTAAGGAAACTTAAAAGGATTGGCTGAAATGCACAATTTCTATTTAGAACCAAAACAATGCATTTCTTATGTGCTTTTATGATTCGACAAAGGGAAAAGTTGGCTCAgcaattacttttttttatatgccaAATCTGCAAAGTCGTTATCGTGAGAAGTGCAAACCATAATAATTAGCCAAATTATTATGGTTTTAGGTTTGATTGTGGTGGCTGTGTGTGATTGTAATTACCAAGTgaagatttttttcttttcttttttaattaattcaggGGGAATCAATATATTGGAGTAGACTGCTATTCGTACTCCAATATAAGAATAACACAAAGAAATTCAGTTGTCACTTAACAGCcgttaaaattattaatactatCTAATATTAACCAATACTATTAATACTAGTGAATGCTGATGATACTTACCAATTAACAaactattaatttagtaaCCCAAATAACAAATCCTATCTAGTTTTAAAGGTACAAAATTGAGttgctttattattattattcattattatattttttgcttttaccTTAATTAAGAAgcttcttttaaattttatagttaagGGGtgttttcataaaaaaagaataagaagtgTTTTCAGACATCATTAGTTAGTCCTATTCCATTaaatttactcttttttttttcaatatatctGTCTAATTTAGGGGACAAAAGGGGTGTTGGTTAGGGTTAACAGACTCCTAATGCaaaactttataaataaataagaaataaaaatagaagaaaaagaaaaagaaaagtattttttttttttttaagaaaaaaagaagttacTGTGATAAACTTGAAACCCATTTCATTGTGTCATTGTctctcaaaagaaaaaaaaaatgctctCATTTATAGGTTAATAATGACAACAATAATATTGCATTATTAATCCAAGATTCTGATATTCAAGATTAATACAAATaggagaggaaaaaaaagcgtgaaataaatataaataaataattaaaaatgggaGCATACAGAGCGGATGATGATTATGACTATTTGTTCAAGGTGGTATTGATTGGAGATTCAGGTGTTGGCAAATCTAATCTCTTATCTCGTTTTACCAGAAATGAATTCAGCCTTGAATCCAAATCCACAATCGGAGTTGAATTCGCTACCCGCAGTATACACGTTGATGATAAGGTTGTCAAGGCCCAGATTTGGGATACTGCTGGCCAAGAAAGGTttctcttttgctttttttttacATGTTGCGTCTCTTAGATGCTGAATTGAATTCATATCCCTattgtcatttttattttgatgacaaTGTGGCAACTGTTTAGGAATGTTTATGATTTGGTTTGCCTGcatttccttttaaatttcAGGCATTGCATTGCATTTGTAGCACGAGATGGTCAGGTGGTGTTCGATTGTAGTTTTACATCAATAACAGTTCAGAATTGTAACGAATAATCTTTGGATGAATAGAAATAGGGACCTAGTGGAGCCAAATTTTCCACAAAAGGGGCTGAATTAAATTTGGTTGGAAATTGATATTGGATAGCAATTGAATGCAGTAAACCATGATTCCTGATGGATGGGATGGGCTATAGGGTTTAAAAAAGGAATAGAAGTATTCAGAAAAATTAAGtagaatttaatatgaaaataaaaataaaattaattagggCTGTGGAGTGGTTTAATCTTAACATATGTGCTGATTCTGCTTAAATCTCACAACACCCGACGCCtagttttcttcatttcttattcttttgacTCAAATGGGTGGCATTCTGGTCCTGTTGTTGGATATGGTTCTGAAAATCTTCAAAATGGTAATGCGGGTATTCTTAGTTAAATGATGTTTCATAACTTTCTTATTTCATGTATTCTATTTGGCAAAGGTATCGTGCCATCACAAGTGCATACTATCGAGGTGCCGTTGGAGCTTTACTTGTATATGATGTCACTCGCCATGTTACATTTGAGAATGTAGAGAGATGGCTAAAGGAGCTCCGGGATCACACGGATGCCAACATTGTGATCATGCTGGTAGGAAACAAGGCCGACCTGCGTCATCTGCGAGCTGTTACCATAGAAGACGCCACAGCATTTGCCCAGCGTCAGAATACCTTTTTCATGGAGACATCTGCTCTCGAGTCCATGAATGTGGAGAATGCATTCACAGAGGTGCTGACCCAGATATACCGAGTTGTAAGCAGGAAGGCTCTTGACATTGGAGATGACCCAGCAGCTTTGCCCAGAGGGCAGACAATCAATGTTGGATCAAGAGATGACGTCTCAGCTGTTAAAAAGGCTGGATGCTGCTCATCTTAAGTATTGCCTCCGACTCCCCAAAAAAACATATCATCTTTGAGGATGTTGTGGAGCTTAATTATGAAGAGAGGTCTAAAGCCTATCATACTCTGAGATTCTTTGCCCTGTTCATACCATACAAGTCTGCCTGACACCATGAAAATGCCATCTCACAAGATTTATTAGCCGTCTAAACTTTGTGCTCTAAAACTGAAGAGAGCCTGTCAGGTAAAAGATGTAGGATCTGATAAAACGAAAAAGTgcagttttattttctttctgtgTCATTAATGTTGTGAACTACTTGCTTTCCCATTTGTCCTCTTTAATAACTCATTTGCTGCAGTTTTATGTACAGTTGGGTTGTTTGGGTTCAATTACATGTAATATAGCTTTCTCAATCACTGAGCAATATTGTGTTTGGACTGAACAATGTACTGCGATCTTGCTATTTTTCTATTACGTTCCATATGTGCTCCAAAATTCCAGATAGGCTGCAATAACATAAAAGTGAATACATGCTTTTCTTACTTCATATATCATCATCCAAACATTTGCCATCTCCTGTTACTCTGCTTTCATCAGGCACCTTATTCTTTCCATAATCAGTACATTCATGCTAGGGTTTTGGTTATACTGGTTTGTCGTACTTCTTGTATGAGGTTGGGGAAACATTACAGATCTGTCTCGCACACAGGTACTGGTACTGGCTAACCTTAACTAGACAATTGAAATGCCATTGTATAGCATCTCTAATGGAAGATTCTCAAGAACAGACTTCCTCAACAATATCATTCGCGCTTACTTGAAAGAGAATTTCCTTGGACAAAATATCATTTTACAAGCATGTAAGCaatcttattttttaggatagaCATGCCCAAACATATCGGACTCAATTTGATAAGATTATGAAGAACCCAACATGactcaaattttatgaaactATACATCAAAACCGTCAGAAAGTTTAGCTGTATACCCGCCGATGCAGTGAGTCATATTCATTCTTTTTGGCATCTGCATAAAAAGAATCCATCATGAATCAGCAGCCTATCAAGGATATAACCTTTTGGTTTTTTCGGTCACAATAGCTGGAGAAACTCAATTGACATCAATTACCACCCATTTAAGTACGACCAATTCTGAgagtaataatataaagacACCTATGGAACGAGAAGAGAAAGACATCCTAGTCTCATAAAATGACAGAAAGACATTCTACAGCCTGGTGCAACATATCAAATAACCAATAGAATCAAAtcattcaatcaataaaaatattataactaaGAACatgcaaagaatttctttttttgaaaaaaaggaACACCATTGTTTATCCAGTGCAATTAATGGTTTGCATCAGACATTCAATAAATTTGCTAATTCCATGTGGAACAAAGTGGCATTTCAAGATAAAAGTAAACTGCAGCTCAGATGGAGTAAAAACCATGTGCAGAACCAAAACCACGGGTGCAGGAAAAGAAGCTTTAGGAACACCATTGTTTATCCAGTGCAATTAATGGTTTGCATCAGACATTCAATAAATTTGCTAATTCCATGTGGAACAAAGAGGCATTTCAAGATAAAAGTAAACTGCAGCTCACATGGAGTAAAAACCATGTCCAGAAGCAAAACCACGGGTGCAGGAAAAGAAGCTTTAGGATTCACTTTGTTACTTGTCAGTCCAAAGAATATAAACGGTGGAAAAGGAATGAGTAATGGCCGAGTAGGTGAATTTAATGTGTATTTAACAGGCTTTTAACTTATTATGAAACCGGCCCTCACAAGCCATGTCACTGTCAGTGCAAGCAACAAGAACAATTTGCAATCCACggcaaaataattaaagtttgTTTAAAGCCGTGATGTAGGAATCTACAGTAGTCTACTTATCTTTAGCTTTAGATTTTTTACAGAAAAAACTAATTCCAGGGTGCTGATTTTAGCAGGTGCTCTGTTAATTTCTGTTATGAAGAAGAAATGTTCTTGAAATGCGTATGGCTGGAATTTCATTTTGACACGTCTTATAAAATGGATTCCTAAGCAATAGAAATCTggaagaattttatttatgtttatacATTTCTTCTGTACAGTTATTGGAACTTAACGTAAATGTTACATTTAAATGACATAAACCTAAGTAAATTAGTCGACAAGATTCATTAGTGTAGATAAACCATATTTAATGCCACTAAACATCAAAGAGAGCACCTACTTGAGTAATTGACATTCAGAGGGAAAAAGCTATAAACTTGAATTTCTTACTTTCAACGCATATTCAATATCCATTCTTGAATAACCAGCTTTTTACACTTCGCAATAACATAAATCCATGAAAAGCTTTCAAATAAAAGACCTTAGAATCCAAAACCACATGAAATCAAAAGGCAAACAAAACCCAGATCATGAATCAACATAATATAGAGGAAGGCAataaaaacactcacaaatcATCTTTGAGCTTTATTATCATCTTCAGGAGGAGAAGAAGTGGAAGGGGAATCGTCATTCTTGAAAGAGGGTAAAGGATTTGAGCCTTTAATAATCCAACCAAGAGCGAAAAAAGATAGACCCGCGAGAATTGCAGTGCCCCAAGCGTGAGAGTACCATCTGCTGTACTGCTTGATTGCGAATCTCCACTGCTCTCTCAGTGTTGCAGGGTCCGGGTTTGATGCGTCGGGTGGGTTCGGATAGTGGACCTTTTGACCAGAGAAGTTGGTTTTATTTCCGTCTCTGATTTCGGATGGAATTTTAGAAGATGAAGGAGGAGGAGGTTGGTTTTGAGGGGAATCTGCCATTATAGGATAAGTTTGCTTCTGGTTCGGTGTTTGCTCCTGCTGGCTTAGTTGTGTTTTGCAGCTGTCGCTTTATAAGTTTATATGTTTGTTTCTAATTTGCCAACTGCCCATTTAGTGCAGGCAGAAACAAATTTACAGGATGAAGCTTGTTTTCTAGGAccaatcctctttctttcaacacagaataaataaataaaattaggaaaaaattgctaagtttaaattaaattaccaataataattatatcagACTATTAATAGTGTTGTGACATTTTGagttcaaataataataaagtaatatatatatatatatatatatatatatatatatatatatatatatatatatatatatatatattaatttttaaaatttaaattctttttgacACACGtgtttaactttttatatataaattttttattttaacgtgtattatttttagcacataaaatttaaatttatgtataattttataattatttttattaatttattaattaataaattatattcctaATGAAACActcattttaattctaaaaataataaattaattttttaattaaataattattaattttctaattagataatgattattctaaaaaatatcatatatattaattatattttactttatattaattaataaattaattttctaattaaataatgattctaattataaaaataatattctaagataatatatttattaataaattaatatttaactatataaaaatttctaattttaaaaaatagtaatatcaattatattgataatttatatttatattagaattaataaataaatattataaaaaataatttttatattatattattaataaaattttaaaaaaattaagaacattTAGAAATAGgtaatttgctattatttcttaaagtattataaattaatattaaatattaaaaaaatttggaacTCTTCTCttcttaattagttaattgttACACAAATTTTAgagttaaataataagaaagattgTTTTGGGCTTaccaattcaattcaataatataattgacttatttgacaaaatttaattcttgtaatttgtatttagcaaattatatcataaatatataaattgaatgCAACGatgtttttctataaatacaTCATAAAAGTAATTGACTAAGATACAtctataattcatttaaatatcacatgaattctaaatttgatttaaaacttatctttttttcgaaaaaaaagaaaataataataatttctttttgaataataataataataataataaactagaGTAAATAAAATCCTCAAGCTAAATAATGCATTTCATATACGTCTTCTAGGTAGAAAAATTAATGCTCAAACCAAGTTTAATAATAGGAACAAATCAGATAGTATACACGCATCAGAAGGCTGATATACAAAACTATCCTTCAAATTATTCCACAATCCACATTCTAATTCTTCCCTAACATGAAATCTAAATCCTACAATATGAACATGGACATGATCATCAGATTTAATTATACTACCAAGAAGAGAACTTGATATCTTCTTTCCCGCTATCAGGCAATGTCTTCTCGCTCTTTGTACTGCAATTTTCTGCCAGTGGTGCTCCACAGAGTTTGTTGCCAATGAAACCTGATGCGTCTAAGCTTTGAGGTTGAGTGCTGACTGGAATTTTTCCTGACAGATTATTGTACGACAAATTTACGTAATTCAAGAAATTTAGATTTGACATGCTTGGGGGAATGCTACCAGATATCAGGTTTCTTAATAAGTCTAATGATTCGAGTGTTTGCATATCACCAATGTTTCTCGGGATGTCTCCTGTCAAAAGATTTCCTGATAAATTCAGTCCTCTCAAATTCAAGAGAGCAGTTATCTCCTCGGGAATCTCTCCTGATGACTTGTTGCTTGAAATGTCGAGGCTAGTTAACAGCGTTAAAATGGTATCATACCGAGATTCCCTTCCTTCTATTACCACCAATGCTTCCTCCAAAAACGTTCCCAAGTAGAAGGAATAAGACAGCTGATAGCCTGAGTATGGACTTCGCTGCTGCAATCTTTTGATCATGGCTGTGAGATTGTTGAGACATTTGGGTATCGATCCTACTAGATTGTTGTTTGCAAGGTCCACAGAAGAGAAAGTCAGGGTGACAAAATTCTGAAGGAATTTCACCACTGAAATTATTCG comes from Ricinus communis isolate WT05 ecotype wild-type chromosome 5, ASM1957865v1, whole genome shotgun sequence and encodes:
- the LOC8259172 gene encoding ras-related protein RABA1f — its product is MGAYRADDDYDYLFKVVLIGDSGVGKSNLLSRFTRNEFSLESKSTIGVEFATRSIHVDDKVVKAQIWDTAGQERYRAITSAYYRGAVGALLVYDVTRHVTFENVERWLKELRDHTDANIVIMLVGNKADLRHLRAVTIEDATAFAQRQNTFFMETSALESMNVENAFTEVLTQIYRVVSRKALDIGDDPAALPRGQTINVGSRDDVSAVKKAGCCSS
- the LOC8259171 gene encoding uncharacterized protein LOC8259171, which gives rise to MADSPQNQPPPPSSSKIPSEIRDGNKTNFSGQKVHYPNPPDASNPDPATLREQWRFAIKQYSRWYSHAWGTAILAGLSFFALGWIIKGSNPLPSFKNDDSPSTSSPPEDDNKAQR